The genome window tttttttttttctttcattacaATTTCTTATATGTATACTCAGTTGATTGAATTGGAATATATTGTTAgcttttttaattatgaatttagttaaaagaTTCATGCTTTAGAAGGAAGGATTGCTGTTTAAGGAGGTAgggatttttactttttttactaTGATATTTGTTTTAATGACGACACAATTCTGTTTTATGAGTTTGGTGATTATATTTTGGGATGGAAGTGTGATCTAACTCATGGCTGAAGTTATATCAGTGTGGTATGTGTTAGTGAAAGAATTGTTCTACTTGCTCAAGGTAATAATTTGTCGTTAGCTTAAATCCCAGCATTAAGCCTTTTGTATTGAGTTCCATGTGATGTTAATTTGTTGTTAGCTTAAATACCAGCATTAAGCCTTTCGCAACGAGTTCCATGTGATGTTAATTTGTTGTTAGCTTAAATCCCTGCATTAAATGTTCGCAATGTGCTCCACGTGTTGTTAATTTCTTGTTAGCTTAAAGTCCAGCATTAAGCCTTTCATGACATGTTCCACGTGATATTAATTTGTTGTTAGCTTAAAGTCCAGCCTTAAGCCTTTTGTAACGTGCTCCACGTGAGGTTAATTTGCCGTTAGCTTAAAGTCCAGCCTTAAGCCTTTTGTAACGTGTTCCATGTGATGTTAATTTGCTGTTAGCTTAAAGTCCAGCCTTAGGCCTTTTGTAACGAGTTCCACGTGATGTTAATTTGTTGTTTGCTTAAATCCCAGCATTAAACCTTCTGATGTGCTCCGCGTGTCATTAGTTTGTTGTTAACTTAAAGTCTTGCATTAAGCCTTTCATAACGTGCTCCACATGATGTTAATTTGTTGTTAGCTTAAATCCTAGCATTAAGTCTTCTCCAATTTGCTCCACATGTTAGTTTAAAGTCCAGCATTAAGTGATGTTGTTACTCTTTTTTTAGCTCAATTCCCAGCATTAAGCCTTTCACTGTCATGGCAAGGCCATCTTCATAAAGATGCCATGGCTCAGAGACTACTTAACTAGGTTTTAACTTGAAGCTAGCTTGAAACTAGGGCAGTTGCCTAAGTTATTGTTGGCTTTTTTATCTTCCCTTGTTCGCATCTCTTGGTAACCTCCTCTGTCCCCTCTTCTTCCCTTCTCCTTAAAAGAATCTTCCCCTTTGTATTAGACTTATCTTTTCCACAACAGGGATGATTGTTGTTAccctgattttttttttccaatttgatgccaccttcttttttcttttaaaaaacagGATCTGGGCAAATAGGCAGTCTGCTGCTAGgtcaaaggaaagaaagatgcGATATATAGCTGAACTCGAAAGGAAAGTTCAGACGTTGCAAACTGAAGCAACATCACTCAATGCCCAGCTGTCTCTGTTACAGGTGGTTTCATAAGCTCCACACCCTCTCCTTGATTGTGTGCCAAATGCTGTTATATATATTGTACCTTCagatatatattatgattttgtgTTCTTTTAACTTATTTAGATCTAATGTTTCATATAACTCTTTATCTGGTAACTATTAACAGAGAGACACCGGTACTCTGACTGCTGAAAACAATGAGTTGAAACTGCGTTTGACAACAATGGAGCAGCAGGTTCATTTGCAAGATGGTGGGCACCTCTTGAGAacttgttaattttaaataccaaatacCAATATGTTTGCTTTATTGCATCTTTCCGTATACCTTTTTTGTGTAGTCCTCCTCATCTTGATGGAAAAAAATATCATGGGACAATATGCTATTTCATGATGATGTGAACATTTTACATGTGAGAATCTGGTTGAATGgacatttttagttttaataatacaataaacAAGACTCTTGGAGAGATGTTTCaatatatgcttaaattgtTATTTAGTTTATTGAATTGAGGCGCTTTATTTTATCTCTTATAACACGACGAGGTTCATTATTGATGACAACCACGAGTAAgcaattgttgttgttgttgtttgtaAACAATTGTGTTTTTCATTCTTTCCACTGCACCTTTTTAAACGCTTTTATGTACTTCTGCTACTTATTGCCAAGATTTGAGATTATGTAATCATTGGTATGGACGTGTGTGTATAGGGTCACACTGGTCGCATTTTAAGGCTATTCTTTCTTGGCTAGACTAAAAAATCCTGCTTGCTATTGATTAATTTGgcttttattactttatttgtGACAATGTGCTAGTAACGATATGGATATGTATcgaatttgagagaaaaagtaGGTATTTATTTTGAATGGCTGTATGACCCTTTGACTTCAGTTGGAAGCAGATAGTATATACTATAACCTTTGTTGGACTCCTAATTGCACTAAATGTAGCATGTTTAGGTGAAACcagtttcaattatatttttgcaCTTGCATATCGAAGTAAGATCTCTATAACATGGCTGATATAGGTTCTGAATATTCAATCTTTGTGGAGTTGAGCTCGAGCTCTAGCAATTCGAGTTTGATAAGAGAGTAAAATGTTTATCGAGTGAAGCCTGAGTAGATTACAAGTAATACCCCTAGCTTTTGATAATATGTGTTTTACTCAACTGTACCTCAGATTCCTTTCCATGCACAGAGACAGTATTTACTATTCCGATGTACACGGGTGGTGCATGATGTAGTTTTTCCACTTTTGGTTTATGTATCAGTTATTATGATGTAGTGAGTAGTTTTTTATGTGGTTTTGTATACAAGTTATGAATATAAATGCCTCTTGTTCTACTACCATAAACATGGGATTTATGTTTGAACTGCTTTAATTATCGCTCATATTCatgattctctttcttttcGTTGTTTGGTAGCATTAAACGAAGCGCTGAAAGATGAAATCCAGCATCTGAAAGTACTGACCGGCCAATCTATACCAAACGGTGGACCGATGATGAATTATGCGTCTTATGGAACTAATCAACAATACTACCCCAATAATCAAGCTATGCATACTCTGCTAACCGCGCAGCAGTTCCAGCAACTTCAAATCCAATCCCAGAAACAGCCGCATCCATTCCAGCTGCAACATCAAACGGGGGACATGGGAGTTAGAGGTCCCGTGCCAACCCCTAACCACAAAGATGCTTCATCGGATGTCAGCTTGACAGCATCAAAGGATTGATGGGTTAGATGCCCCTATAAGACTTGGTATTTTGGGTTCCTTTTTATAGATAGGGCATATGTTCCCTTCCATATTTGTTGTTTCACATCTCTTTATCTCTCTAGGCCTTTtttcatataaactttatttctagGTTGTTATATTTACATGTAGGTGGAGACTGAACTaagatttatatataatattatccGGTATAGTTTTACTGTTTCCGAAATTGTCCGATTTTTGATCTGTTTTGTGCCCCATTTTTGTTGCTCAGCTTGTTGTGTGTCCTGTTACGTGGATTTGAATGCGTCTGATATGGGTATTTGGGCAAAAGTACCACGGAGGCTTGCATTTTGTTCCTTTTACTAAAAAAGATGGGTAAATTTGTTCTTATACATCAGATTAAAGAGTAAAGcggtatttttttattataaaaaactcaattttgacTTACagtgataaatttttaacaataaaaaataatgaaattgtaaacaaaataatcaatttgctttttgaatttgcttacaagaattaatttatccatttttttgaATAGCAAAGGAAAGATGCGATTTTACTCCTAATATAAGGATTTTTATGGTACTTTTGGGTATTTgtcatgttttttttagtttttcacaTACATAAAGCTAAAGTACCACGTAGGGCCTTTGCTCTTTAGTGAGTTTGAATGGACGGTGCGATGTgtttagcttaatttttatctcacgctacaatattattataatatctaATTTTACCACCAatgttatttttacactaatcgcaaATAATACAAAAGGCGATGTGTGACTGGTTAAGTTTGGGAGATCGTAATACAAAATAGTCATGCTctttaaaaaagataaaaacaacCGAGTTTTTGCGATTCGTAATTCTAATGGTGAGTGGATTTAAGACCTGGAGACACTTCAATCTGAGGCGATtagctttttcaaaaatttgtatGGAGAAAATCCTGATCATCTCATGGGAAGTTTGCCCCTAATGCCTTCCTCCAGCTTGATCTTGTTCATACCGAATTTTTGGGTAAATCAATTATTGATGAGAAAATAAGGGATGTTTTTTTTGACATTAGTGATGACTTCAATGCTTTTTTTTCCAGAAACAATGCAGTACGGTAGCGGGAGTAGTTTGCGAATGGGTTAAAACAATTTTCGCTAATGGTACTATGGATTCGAATTTAAATAACATCCTGATCGTTCTTTTCCCTAAGATTTCAAATTCTGAGAGCTTTACACAGCTCTGTTCTATAAGCCTTTGCACGGTTCTTTATAAGCTTGTTATAAAGACAATAGCTAATCGCTTCAAGCTTATTTTCCCCAAACTTATAGCTCATGAGCAGACTGGATTTATTGCCAGAAGGAATATCACTGACAACATTGTCGTCACGCAAGAGGCAACTCAATCTATGCgaagcaaaaataaaaggaagtgGATGGCGATCAAAATCGACCTAAAACAAGCGTATGATCTATGGGATTTCATCGATGTTTCATTATAGGCGGCAAGTATCCCGGATTATCTTAGAAATGTTATATTATCTGCTATTACTAACTCTACCTTGCAGGTTTTGTAGAATATGGAGTCCCGTCTAATAAATTCCGGCCGGTCAGAGGGATTCGATAGAGTTGTCTACTTTCTCCCTATCTTTTTTctatgggtaaattacacccatggccacttttgtttaccttaggttacattttagtcacttatgtttgaaatgttacgtttttgtcacttatgttatcgtgttgtaatattttagtcactgagctatTAATTGTCGCTAACAGTGTAACAGTAagttgacgtggcacgttaaatcatcatttcaaacaaaaattttatcgatccccatattttttcattttgatcaatttaattttttttatgttctttaatttttttctttattttccattatcttttgtttctccctctattttcttaccttctccatttcttttaacatatcaagaagCCGAATTGGCAGTGAAGAAATAAGTCGAAAACCATCATTGCgtataaccaaaacccataaacccataccatgcttttttcttcactgccaattcgacttcctgatatgttgaaagaaatggagaaggtaggaaaatagagggagaagaagaagagaaaggaaaataatgaaaaaaagaaagaaagttaaaagaacataaaagaaaaaattaaattgctcaaaatgaaaaaaatatagggaccaattgtataatttaacctaattttttttgtttgaaatgatgatttaatgcgCCACATTAGCTTACCGTTATActgttaacgacaattaatggctcaatgactaaaatattgcaacacgataacataagtgactaaaacgtaacatttcaaacataagtgactaaaacgtaacctgaagtaaacaaaagtgactatgggtgtaatttaccctttttctaTTATGCATGAAATGGCCTGGTCACGGTATACATAATGCTATTTCAGTTGGGGAGTGGGGTCCTATACGTTTGTCCAGATCATGACCTACCCTTTCTCATCTTTTTTTTGTTGAGGATCTTGTCATCCTTTGCAAATCAGATTTGAAGCACGACAGAATCTTTATTAGGATTTTAGCACAATTTTGTGAGTTTTCATGTCATAGAATCAATGCTCAGAAgactaatattttcttttcaaacgGAGTGGATGAGGCTACAACAGAAATATCAGTAACTCGTTCAGCTTTCAACGGGTGCAAAATCTTGGTTACTATATGGGAATTCCTCTTTTTCACCAAAGAATAACTAATATCACCTTATACTTCGTTGTGAAAGAAGTTTGCAAAAAGTTGGGATGCTAGAAAGCTATCCTTTGTTGGTCGGGTTACCTTTGGCTCAATCGGTTCTCTTGTCTATCCCTAGCTATTTTACGCAATCATTAAGGGTTCTTGCAAAAATCTTTGAAGAGATTGAAAGCATGGTTAGGAAATTCATTTGGGGTTCTtccgatggcaagaagaagatGCCCTTAGTGGGATGAGACTCGATATGTTAACTAAGAGATTGCGGAGGGCCTCGAATGAGGCAACTACGTGACCAAAATACTGCTTTTCTGATGAAACTTGGATATAATATTGTGGCAACTACTGATGCTTTATGGGTTCGTGTAATCTGTTCAAAATATGGGATGAAGGAGAGTATGCTGAAAAATATTGCACGAGGCCGCAGTTCGTTCCTTTGGAAGGCTATCTCAAAAGTTTGGCCTCTCTTATGAGACAATCTGATTATAGGGGTGATGGAAACAACATTAGATGCTAGAAGGATCCTTGGATATTTCCAAGTATAGGACCCTTGATTAATCATATACTTGTCTCAgataattttgtttcaaattgctTTCTTAAGGATATGATTAAAGAGGAAGGCTCATGGAATCTTGAACTTTTACGTGGATGGATATCGTCTGACATTATACGATGTATTGTGAGTGTCCCTCTACCGCATCTTTCAGGGGGTCCAGATAGGATTTCATGGTGCCATACAACTACATGTGGCTTTTCGGTCAAAAGTGCTTACAGGATGTTAAAAGAAGATTCTTGGAATTCAAgagaaaataaatggaaaatggCATGGAAATACCCAGGATCTCAAAGTTCGTTTCTTCATTTGGACTGCTCTAAAATAACGACACCTTACAAATACCGAAAGAGTTAGAAGAGGGATTGGAGCTGACCCTTTATGTCCCATTTGTGGCCATGGTTCGGAAGACGTTTTACACGTGCTTAGATATTGTTCAGTGGCTAAGGATGTCTGGCTAAACGTCGTAGCGGTAAACCAACAAAGAACATTTTTTTTCGGATAATTTTCATGATTAGCTAGTTTCTAATATGCAGGACTGTTCGAAAGTGCATGCGGGAGGAGTCAATTGGGCCTGTCGTTTTGGACTCCTATTTTGGCGTATTTGGAAGAACTgcaatctctttttcttttaaggttTAACGTGGAATCTGAGCGAGATTGTCGAAGTTTTAGATACTTGCGCCAAACAATACTCTATGGTGTCTAGAGATGATTCCATTTGCTGCCAGGAACTAGGGTTGAGAAACCAAAAGCAGTGAATTGGGTTTTCCTAAATACTGATGAAGTTGTTTCGTCGAGTTCTAACCTAGCTACTGTTGGGGTATAGTGCGGGATGAAAATGGGGAGTGGATCCTTGGATATAATCACTATTTGGGAAAACGCTGAACTATGAGGCATTCTGGATGGCCTCAAAATAGTTCAAAGAAGAGGCCATGACAAGGTTATAATCTAAATTACTGATAATTTAGAGGTAGTTAAATTGATTTAGGACAATGCATTGACCATCTCGAATTCTACTAATTAGGAGGATCCAACATCTTTTATATCAGGAAGACCACTGACTTGTAAGACATATATCTAGAGAATAGAACAACGTGGCGAATGCTTTAGCCAAATTGGCTTTTGAACAAAAGGAAGATATGCAAATCCTTGATTGTCCTATAAGGGAGATTGAAGAAATCCTAGAAAAAGATAGAGTTAAAAATGTGTTATTTCATAATGTTTCTTgtaattaattgttagttttgttttatttcaccAAATAAAAgtgtaatataaaattatattcaacCCCTTTAAGattcttaagttttaatttaatccttttaaattatttcttttatcaatttagttttattctttttgagctaaatttggTCATTGACCTTTCAAAagagttaaaattatttttaatgaaaatattgactaaaacattaatgcTTTGTTTGGTTACTAGTATAATAAGCGAGTAAAAAcatgtttaacatgtgttttaaaatatttagacataaaataaagaacaatTAGTAGAAATTTCAACgcataaattagaaaaatgagtaaaaactcttgtaaaaaaataagatatctttaaaataaacgaaaattttcattttctttgctaCAAACAAATCATGTAAGTGATTAAAACTATCAATTGGGAACTAGTTTATAATTAACCACGGTCTAAAACATGTGAAAAAATAATACTTCAACCAAATGTAGCATaatacttttaataatattaacatagcAAACTCAGGTGGCAATTCTTTTGTACTTAAAGTCGATATGatactatttgttttatatgtcaCATTAAcaagtaatttaaaattataaaaatattttaaaaaatcaaaattataaaaatttccaGAAATAAGTATGGAGTACATGTAGATTATCATGttggttaaaatatttaaaaatttaatattttagtcgaTAAAAGCTAAGTTTCTCCTCGTATAAAGGTGATGTTACTTAAAGGTCATAGAGGAAGTCTCTTTGATGCGAGATATCTGGACATGCTTCACATAGGTCAGtgataaaacaactaaaattcaaatcctagggttaaaattttttcttcatGTAAAGTCTTATAATTTTGCTTTTATATGATGGAGTAGTAAACTAGAAGGCCTTAATGATGACCGGAGAGTATCAgcactagaggtgctcatgggtcaaGTCGGGTTGAGTTTGAATTAGGCCtaaacataatattattatattttatacttgtcCAAGTCTGGTCCAATCCaaaatctaaacttaaaattttgtcaaaatcctcctatatttataaaagattaaCCCAAGCCTATTTTAGGTCCATCcatattactttttaaatttttaaaaaatatatttatattatattatattaatatttaatatttttatacatttttatttattgaaaattttgtatagtcatcttaacattattttaat of Gossypium raimondii isolate GPD5lz chromosome 3, ASM2569854v1, whole genome shotgun sequence contains these proteins:
- the LOC128039611 gene encoding uncharacterized protein LOC128039611, producing MGSLPLMPSSSLILFIPNFWKQCSTVAGVVCEWVKTIFANGTMDSNLNNILIVLFPKISNSESFTQLCSISLCTVLYKLVIKTIANRFKLIFPKLIAHEQTGFIARRNITDNIVVTQEATQSMRSKNKRKWMAIKIDLKQAYDLWDFIDVSL